Proteins encoded together in one Bos indicus x Bos taurus breed Angus x Brahman F1 hybrid chromosome 28, Bos_hybrid_MaternalHap_v2.0, whole genome shotgun sequence window:
- the ABCB10 gene encoding ATP-binding cassette sub-family B member 10, mitochondrial isoform X2: MRGPPAWPLRLLLRRGAAARSPETRTLSTHPAFARPGGVEPALLAGDWAARAPRRWAGGGPGGPAGGAGLARLLALWSRHPGLSRCWALAGPVASRLPRSALPGCSTLVARAAGEAWRRGPALPAAAATPGHDPLLRPAAARRSEAQKLLSLAQPERRRLAAAVGFLAVSSVITMSAPFFLGKIIDVIYTNPSADCSSSLTRLCLALGGVFLCGAAANAVRVYLMQTSGQRIVNRLRASLFSSVLKQEVAFFDKTRTGELINRLSADAALLGRSVTENLSDGLRAGAQASVGIGMMFFVSPKLATFVLSVVPPVSIIAVLYGRYLRKLTKVTQDSLAQATQLAEERIGNIRTVRAFGKEMTEIEKYTSKVDHVMQLARKEAFARAGFFGATGLSGNLIVLSVLYKGGLLMGSAHMTVGELSSFLMYAFWVGVSVGGLSSFYSELMKGLGAGSRLWELLEREPELPFNEGAVLNEKSFQGALEFKNVHFAYPARPEVPIFQDFSLSIPSGSVTALVGPSGAGKSTVISLLLRLYDPASGTISLDGHDIRQLNPVWLRSKIGTVSQEPILFSCSIAENIAYGADNPASVTAEQIEQAAAVANAAAFIQNFPQGFSTVVGEKGVLLSGGQKQRIAIARALLKELSTVLELSEGEKFNT, from the exons ATGCGCGGTCCCCCGGCTTGGCCGCTGCGACTGCTCCTGAGGCGCGGCGCAGCCGCCCGCTCCCCCGAGACCAGGACGCTGTCGACGCACCCGGCGTTTGCGAGGCCTGGGGGCGTGGAGCCGGCGCTGCTCGCGGGTGACTGGGCCGCGCGAGCCCCGCGGCGGTGGGCGGGCGGGGGTCCCGGCGGCCCCGCGGGCGGCGCGGGCCTGGCGCGGCTCCTGGCGCTCTGGTCGCGGCACCCCGGGCTGTCTAGGTGCTGGGCGCTAGCCGGGCCCGTCGCCTCCAGGCTCCCGCGCTCAGCGCTCCCTGGCTGCTCGACCTTGGTCGCGCGGGCCGCGGGAGAGGCTTGGCGGCGCGGGCCGGCCTTGCCTGCGGCCGCGGCGACTCCCGGTCACGACCCGCTGCTGCGGCCCGCGGCGGCCAGGCGCTCGGAGGCGCAGAAGCTCCTGAGCCTGGCGCAGCCCGAGCGCCGGAGGCTGGCAG CTGCAGTTGGGTTTCTGGCGGTGTCCAGTGTCATCACCATGTCCGCCCCCTTCTTCCTGGGGAAGATCATTGACGTCATCTACACAAACCCCTCTGCAGACTGCAGCTCCAGCCTGACTCGCCTCTGCCTGGCGCTCGGAGGCGTGTTCCTGTGTGGTGCCGCAGCCAATGCCGTCCGTGTCTACCTCATGCAGACGTCAG GTCAGCGCATCGTGAATAGGTTGAGggcttctctcttctcctcagTGCTGAAGCAGGAGGTGGCTTTCTTTGACAAGACACGCACAGGAGAACTGATCAACCGTCTGTCCGCAGACGCAGCCCTCCTGGGGCGCTCAGTGACGGAGAACCTCTCAGATGGCCTCAGGGCTGGAGCGCAGGCCTCTGTTGGCATCGGCATGATG TTTTTTGTCTCCCCTAAACTGGCCACTTTTGTTTTGAGTGTGGTGCCTCCAGTATCCATCATTGCTGTGCTTTATGGCCGATACCTACGGAAACTAACCAAAGTCACTCAGGACTCCCTGGCACAAGCCACTCAG CTAGCTGAGGAACGTATTGGAAACATAAGAACTGTTCGAGCTTTTGGGAAAGAAATGACTGAAATAGAGAAATACACCAGCAAAGTGGACCATGTGATGCAATTAGCAAGGAAAGAGGCATTTGCTCGGGCTGGCTTCTTTGGAGCA ACTGGGCTCTCTGGGAACCTGATCGTGCTTTCTGTCCTGTACAAAGGAGGGCTGCTGATGGGCAGTGCCCACATGACAGTGGGCGAACTCTCCTCCTTCCTCATGTATGCTTTCTGGGTTGGAGTAAGCGTCGGAG GTCTCAGCTCCTTCTACTCAGAGCTAATGAAGGGACTGGGTGCCGGAAGCCGCCTCTGGGAGCTCCTCGAGAGAGAACCTGAGCTTCCTTTCAATG AGGGAGCTGTTTTGAATGAGAAAAGCTTCCAGGGTGCTTTGGAGTTCAAGAACGTGCATTTCGCCTATCCAGCTCGTCCAGAGGTGCCCATATTCCAGGATTTCAGCCTTTCTATCCCATCAGGATCTGTCACAGCACTGGTTGGCCCAAGTGGTGCTGGCAAATCCACAGTGATTTCCCTCCTGCTGAGATTGTACGACCCTGCTTCTG GAACAATCAGCCTTGATGGCCATGACATCCGTCAGCTAAACCCAGTCTGGCTGAGATCCAAGATTGGGACAGTGAGtcag GAGccaattttgttttcttgctcaATTGCGGAGAACATTGCTTATGGTGCAGACAACCCCGCCTCAGTGACCGCTGAGCAGATAGAGCAGGCAGCCGCTGTAGCCAATGCAGCTGCTTTCATCCAAAATTTCCCTCAAGGATTCAGCACTGTGGTCGGAGAAAAGGGCGTTCTCCTCTCAG